TAATGCTGAATGCTGATAAATTTTATTAGTTAGGTAGAGAAGTCCGACTTGTTGATGATGTCTTGATCCCAAATCTATTAAAGTACCACCTAACAAGTTAGAAAGTTTACCAAAATCTTTATCTGTGGCCTCCACACATTTTTGACTGTACGTCTAACAACAATAAGGAACAAAAGAAATGGCTCAAAAAAAGTGATAGACGAGTATCCTTGATGATTTGATTTCTTCTTCTAGTCCTTCGATAAACTTACCCAATGTTTCGAATTGAGAATCAATAATCTAGTTTGTGAGAGAAGACAATAACTGTTAGTGTATGTATTTATATGATAGGTTAGATGTGATTTAACTATATTAACAAATACGCATAGAAAAAACTCTTCTTAACAAAATATTCAACAAATGTCATCTTAAACATTTTTGCCAAGGCAACCAAACACAAATCAAAATGATATGTTGGAAGATTTGTGTTCGGTTGCCTTGGCAAAAATACAATCGTTTATTACTTACTGCTGATACTTATTGCTATATTCAAGTCAAAGTGTGTAGCAGTGTATCCTTCTAAAAAATtggttttgtttcttctttcctttttttgttttgaagtcACAAGTAATAAAAACTAGCCAAAAATTTTGTACGTACTAACGAACCTAAAATCTTCTGATATTCGTGCCGTCTACTAAGAGCAAATAGAAGTCAATTCAAAGAAGGGCAacgaaggaaaacaaagatttgGGAGGAGAGGCTCACCATTTTCATTTTAGTCTTCGCAATTCCACTGGTCCAATTAATGGCCAAAAGCTACTGGACTGTACGAATGTTCTGGAAAGTAAAGTAgctggttaaaaaaaaaaaaaaaggtttatgATTGATTTCCAGTATGAAGAGGATAGAAGTAATCAAGTGGAAAATTATTGTCCTAACGAAGAGGAGGTCTTAAAAGGAAAGGAGAAGTGGATGACATTTTCATGCTCCCGCAAGAACTACTTGATATAGAGTTGCCTTGACGCACCATTAACATATAGTATTATTTTCTGttttcagccccaaaattgATGGAtaagcaccaaaaaaaaaaaaaaagaaggatgaGTCACTATGAAAACTCTAGAATCGTCACTTATCCATTGAATTACATGATCCTTCGCGAAAAATATTCCCTCTTTAGCAAAGAGATCAACAAGACGCGACTAGACCCATTTCGTTCTCTACATAAAACCCACTTCTTATTATTCTCTATATCACAAGTACACGTTATACAACACTAATATAGTGCCCGGCCCCTAAGCTTTGAGTTTACACCATTATCCTCTTAAGGGCTTTTCTAATTAACGTTCTACCATGAAAAGCTTGTAGGCTCCACATCAACATTCTcgttgtctttcttttttttggtttggtttACATAGCTACATTGTTTGGTGGAGGGCTGAAAATCCTTTACTGCTCACCGAGTTTCCATTGATTAATTAGTTCGAAGAATTTTTCTGGTAGGTGTTCAACACGTACGGGCACTGCTTGCTTATTTGAAATGCTGTTTTTACGAATTACGACAACCATTCATGCAGGATATATACTATTAACAATGCAATTAAGAAaaggaaacttttttttttttttttttggggggcatGTTAGTACAACTCCAAATCCTATACAACCCACAAAATTCCTATATTTGCGAGGTTGGGCGGATTAGTTGGGTCCTAATTAGTTCGAGTAGTGGCGAGTACATAACTAGTTCGTTCATTCTTGTTGGTGATTTTGACTGCAACCACCGAATGTTTTGTTTGCTTGCAGTAAGATCACTTAGAATGGCAGAAAATTCTAGTTTCCAGTCTCCTTCGACTTCCTCCTCCTCACAACTTGGTAAATAAGGCTAGCTACCTGAAATTGGAAGAGGCGGAAAGCCACTGAAACTGAAAGTGAGTGAGATAAAGAAACGTATGGATAATgtacgtaaaaaaaaaaaaaaaatctgaaaggGATTCGAAGCTTGTTTGGAACCCTGCTGTAATTAATACCTGCCGAATAACTTAGTTGTCTTAATTCTATGGCTTGAgtgcaaaagcagaaaaattaaAACGTTACCAAGTCTTTTGCCCAAGAATTCTGGAACgtcattatttcaaaaaaaaaaagacgttaAACTGATCAAGACGCAAAGGCTATATATGTCGCAACTAATCTTGGCTTAGATAGCAAGAGTAATCATTTAGCAATTTGTATCAAATCAGATGCCGAATTATCATAGATATACATACTTACTTCCATTCGCGGATCTCAGCTATTTGGATAAGTAAAATCTAGACGAGAAAATCTTGACAACTCAGAAGTGGTGAAATGATATTTTCTCTGGTTCCAGTGTCTATTCTTGAAAATGACTCCAAATTATCTGTGAGGTTTTGCATCAATGTCCCTCACCTGTTTCTTCAATTGCATTGTGTATGGAATTGCTAGCTTAGCTGTTTCTTAATAATAGTAACAATTTTGACACATTAGCAAGTTAATTATGGAAAACTAACACCATTATCTTTGTGCTTATCGATGATAGAAAGTAATGGACTAACTGTATGGTATTAACACTTTATCCTGAACTGTCACTTTGATATGCAGAGTGAGTTTATGCCTGTCCTAAACTTGATTATAAAGTTAGCTTGTGCCTGTTTTAAAGTAAGCTGATCATAACAAGTCAATTCCATAGGACGTGTGAACAATTCAATTGTGATTTTTTCCCCCCAGAAAACAGGCAAGGCATTCTCTAATTGTTTTTGTGTACAACATTTTGGTTCATAGTTCGATGGCTTCGTTGCGTTCTCATCATCAATCTATAGTAAATTGTTTCGTCGTGTTCGAACATAGTATTAGTACCATATGCCATCAACTAACTAACGAAACAGCAGAAACCAAAATTTTGACTGTTACTTTGTCCGAGTCACAGCTGCAACCTCCGtcgattccttttttttttttttttttttttccgtgtTTTTATTATTCTTAATTGAACTTAGAAGCACatttcaattttcttgtttgCTTTGAGCTTACTTAAATTTGAAGATTCTTGTTTTGAAAGAGATATTTTTGACTTAATAACATATTTATTATCCATAGTAGTATTGGCTCTAAAATTACTAATGATAGATAGTGTGTATATGATTAATAAATGTGGGAGAGCAAATACACATTTCCTATAAAAACTGCGAATCTCTCATTCAAAAACTTAGCAAACAGTTTATGTCGGTAGGGACAGTTGGAAAGAAATTTTTAGCAGCATGGGGTGCTGAGTGAATAAATTATCTCAGTACTGTCACCACGTGTCTAAATCTGTCTTGGAGAGATCCTTCACCCAGCCGATAACACAAATTCATGCCAAATACACAACAGTCTACTTATGAAGCAAGCAATTTGAAATGTACATAACCACAACGATATCCAGCTTCTACGACATGATCCCTTTTGGATTGAAGGCTTGGGAAGGCTATCATGAAAAAAAAGTAACGCGAATTTGCCACATTTAAAATGTCAATAGTGTATACGCTTgtaaacatgtaaaatttgaacttgaaatttatatgtatatatatttaaattcgTTAATATATATACTATAAGAAAAGATTTATTCATGTTTAATACAAAAAATTTGTGCAACGCAGTTCACGTTCTACGCGACCACAGAGCTATGTTATCATAGTGCAAGAAATAATTGAGTGTGTTtcgattgtaatttttttttttcaaatattagtCTACTTGCATCACACTCTCAATTCGCAttcgatttttttatttttttaataattttttttatctcgcACACATTACATTAAAAATATAAGTTCTCTTATCCAAACCCGTATCCACCGGCGGGCTGGGAGAAATTTGACACATCCGCATGAACCAGTCTGCGGTGTCCCTCGGCATGCCGTGGCATTGCTCGCACCTTTAGTCCTTTTCCTTCAAATACATCTTAGGTTGTCCATTTGTTACGACTATAATTGTTCCCTAGCTACGAGGGCAAATTACAGAATTTCTTTTTGTTAAAGAAATCTCAGACAAGACAGAGGGGGAAAATAGAAAGGAAAACGAAAATGCAGACTTCTGATGAATGAAACCTAATGGAGGCAGTAGTGTGTGAATCTGATAACTTTCAATTCCGCAACTCCTTCACTCAAACCCACAAATTCATAATTACCAATATTATCGCTTACCGATGGGGACCCATTGACTTACACTACGTATTCTCAGCCTAATAAATGTGAAAAagaaatctcaaaaaaaaaaaaaaaagagatctcCATTTCATTATTATCATTAACTCATTTTCCCAAACAGTTCTCGAACCAACTCCCGCAAGTAGGATTCACCACCAATCTTTTATATAAGGCAACTCCCTGATATCTATCCACCAAAAGCCAGCAACGCTCTTGGTCACTGGCCGATTCACTTGCGCTCGCTCgatttcacacacacacacacacacactaaaaCGCTACTCCCATCACAGCAtacaaacacacaaaactgatcatggaaaagaaaatggatTCTCTTGTTCAAGCTTTAGACACCGAGACCATGTTACTTTTGTTGATATTCCCTCTAGCCTTCCTATTTCTTCTCTCAAGATTTCGAAGTAAACCCCATCCACCAGGGCCGAGAGGGTTGCCTTTGATCGGCAACATGATGATGGTGAACCAGCTGTCTCACAGGGGACTGGCAAAGCTTGCCCACCAATACGGCGGCCTTTGTCGTCTCAAAATGGGCTTTCTAAACATGGTAGCGGTGTCCAGCCCCGAAGCAGCCCGGCAAGTGCTTCAGGTTCAAGACAACATATTCTCAAACCGTCCGGCGACTATAGCCATCAGTTATCTAACTTATGATCGGGCTGACATGGCCTTTGCTCACTACGGCCCGTTCTGGCGCCAGATGCGAAAGCTTTGCGTGATGAAGCTGTTTAGCCGCAGAAGAGCCGAGTCGTGGGACTCTGTAAGAGATGAAGTGGATGACATGATCAAATATGCGGCTTCCAACACTGGCTCGGCAATTAACCTTGGTGAATTGGTATTCGGGCTTACCCGAAATATCATTTACCGGGCAGCTTTCGGGTCGAGCTGCAGTGAGGGCCAAGATGAGTTCATCCAGATTTTGCAAGAATTTTCCAGGCTCTTTGGTGCTTTTAATCTGGCAGATTTTATCCCTTGGCTATACTGGCTCGATTTACAAGGCTTAAACAAGAGGCTACTTAAGGCTCGGGCTTCGCTTGATGGATTCATTGACTCTATCATCGATGATCACATCGAGGcaaagaataaaaggaatggTTTAGCTGTTGAAGGAGACAGCGACATGGTGGATGAACTATTGGCTTTTTACAGTGAGGAGGCCAAAGTCAGTGAATCAGAAGATTTGCAGAACTCAATCAAGCTTACCAGGGATCACATTAAAGCCATCATCATGGTAAGATATTTACAATCGCATCATTCAAGCATTTGcatcggaaaaaaaaaaaaaaaaagggtatgaAGAAGATTCAAATAAACATCTGCAACCGTTTCTTTGTGCATGAGATTTGAGTAacttgtattattattattttttaaattataaccAAAGGTGGTCTTTTGTGCTTTCATtacgaaaaagaagaaaagcatgGTTGATACTTAAACGGTATTATTCATGCGTAGGCAGTAGCAATCCTATATAAATAAGCAAGAAGCCTTTTGTACTTATCCGCGAGATTAATTTTGTTCATTTAGTTTTCTTCAGATTGGTTTTTCACCAACAAAATTCTTTCCATTTGTTCAGCCTTATGTTTTCTTACCAAACAGCAGATTTGATATGGGTGGACCCGGAGATTCTGGTGTTCTAGtgatccccccccccccccccccccccaaaaaaaaaaaaggcttgcTTTCCTTTCCAAAAGAAATGTGAAAAAGTTGCTAGTGGTTTTTTCCTAGTCCAAAGAGTTGcctcttatttttatttatttatttattagtgGCTTATTTTCCCTAGCCCAGAGAGGAAATGAATGAAATTTTGCTAGTTGCTTATTTTCCCTATccattgaaaaaacaaaaatgaaatatGTAGTGGCTCTTTTTACATCCTCACCCCCACTTccagacccaaaaaaaaaaaaaaaacaaaaaagttgcTAGTGGTTTATTTTCAGTTGTCATACACAGCTCCAACGTCATCTCACATATTCCCCACTTTTTCCGGAAAAAATTAGCTATAAGGTGACAGAAAATCCTTCAACATTAGCAAAGTAATCACCAATTAATGATCACAAAAAAGCTTAAGTAATCAATTTTCTTAGAGAATAGATCCTTGTATGGCTTGCTTTGTGCTCTAAGAACTTCATTTGCAATTGTTATTTGCTTGTATAAGCGGTTTGCCTACTAATAAATAGACCActatttttttgggaaaaaaaagaagaagaagaagaagcttaAGTAGTCATCTATGGCTACTTGTGCTTTAATAAAATCAGAAGCCCTTTCAATCTTCGTATTGAAAAGCTCAAGTAATCATCTATGGTTACTCAGGacttaatttatttttgaattgtcaacttctaattttttttccctactATAGGGAGAACTAAATCTTGCATATTTTATTACAGCTTGACACAGGGGGATGTTGATGCCAGTCACCCCGTTCTTTTTCAGTTATTCATATGCACGAATGGTCATAATATACTACTATAATTAGGATCCATCAATGCCAGATATAAATAACGAGATTAACTTGTCATCTGAATTATATATATTGAACTTTCAGCTGATATTTTGCGTGCTGTTCTGGTTTCGCCGGACCATCAGTAAGACCTTCACGTCTACGATGTTGAAATATTAATCTTATCATGACTTGCTCAACTTTATCAAGCTCTTCTGGGAAAATTTCATCTTTGGAATGTTTCAAAATTCTTAAAATTTGCATCATCTGCAAGTCCCTTGTCTGCTTGACATTTCTATTTTGCTTCAAGTCCGTCCAAATTTATGACAGCCTTCAAACCCCATGGCTAAATCAGCTAGTAGTCCATTTCATACTTGTGCTGAATTGACAcaaaattaaatgaattaaagcctttaaaaaaaaaaatacgatCGATCGAAAAGTCTAACGCAAAATTAATTTCTTCAATATTTTCTGGGACCCCTCGAAATAATCTTCCCACCTATCAAATCATTGGTAGGTAAAAAGTGTCTTATGTGCCAAAAAAATTGATTACTTCATCCTGAACAACAAATGCCTTCCGCTcaccaaatgaaatgaatagATTGATTTAGAATTAGAGCTGCATGCCTAGCTTCCTGTGTCATTAGCACTTATGGTGATGGTTGTCCGTATTCAATATTCGTCCATCTCCTTCTACAGGACGTAATGTTCGGTGGAACAGAAACAGTCGCGTCTGCAATCGAATGGGCCATGGCCGAACTAATGAAGAGTCCGGAGGACCTCAAGAAAGTCCAACAAGAGCTGAAGGACGTGGTTGGCCTCCACCGGAAAGTCGAAGAAAGTGACTTGGATAAACTAACCTACTTCAAATGCTGCCAAAAAGAAGTCCTCAGACTCCACCCTCCTATCCCTCTCCTCCTCCACGAGACCGCCGAAAATGCCGAGGTGGCCGGGTACCAAATTCCGGCTAAGTCCCGGGTTCTGATCAATGCATGGGCGATTGGACGTGACAAGGATTCATGGGAAGATGCTGACAAGTTTAAGCCCTCCAGATTCTTGAAAGATGGGGTGCCGGATTATAAGGGGAGCAACTTCGAGTTCATCCCGTTCGGGTCCGGCCGGAGGTCTTGTCCGGGGATGCAACTGGGGCTTTATGCATTGGACATGGCTGTGGCTCACCTGCTTCACTGTTTTACGTGGGAGTTGCCTGATGGGATGAAGCCCAGCGAGCTTGACATGGACGACGTGTTCGGACTCACTGCTCCGAGGGCGACTCGCCTCGTGGCCGTGCCGACTCCGCGTCTGCTTTGCCCTCTCTATTAGAGAAGGCTGAGTACTCGTGATTGGTACCGGGGGAACAGGgtggttttcttccttttctttctttctttctttttttgtcaaaatgatATTACTATATGTTTGAGAGAGAAATAATGGACTGCAAGGTCGATGAATGAGAGGTTGGGTAGACTTGAATTGTATGTCGATATTTGAAACTCTAATTTTCATTTGTTTCTATGTGCAAAATTTGGCTATAAATTTCTCTTGGTATTTCTTTCTCGCAATTGCCAACAAATTTTGCATTCCTCTTTAAAttgtcaacttttttttttttgtaaagtaTATTGAATTCGATAACAAACATACTTCTGTCTGTACGTATCCGATCAACgtagtaataaaaattaatgGCGCAATACTTGCAATTTAAGCATGCCAAGATCTTATGGAACGCAATTAATGCGTATGCATGACGaggctcctcctcctcctcctcctctcgtACCACCACATCAAAAGGGGCATTGAAAAAGTCGCGCCCGGCCACCCAGCAAGCACAGCCCCGTCAAATTTCAGCGCATTTACATCTTTTCGTCGTTTCGCCGCCCATTTctccaaaatcaataataagAGATAATCGCAATCGCTTCTTGCGTACGAGTTGACTCAATTATTAAGAATAATCATTTCATCGCAAAAATTCATATATTCAAATTTTACTATAATAATATTGATGGGTGAttcataaaaatttttattaatgatttaTAATCTCAAAATCATATATCGATTCATAATGGTGATGATCGAAATCGAATACGTTCAAACtctttgaaatttaaaaaaaaaaaaaaagtcacaatCACATTTTATTGGTGATGTGGGTACAGGCCGACATTTGTTTTTACCCTCCTTTTTCTAATGTTTGTGTGTAGTAAATAAGATAGCGGTCCTCCTTACATTAGGCATTTGAAGAAAACGACCTGTCAATATGGTCCCCcttgcacacaaaaaaaaaaaaaagaaaatcatattTATTTGATCACCAAAACCGTCATTCCTTAGGTTCATAAGAAAGTAAATCCATAAACAATTTGACATTCTTATTTCCTTAGAGTGTGTTTGGAGTATGATATAATTGCCTGATCCAAATAACACAAGGGTTTGGGTAACAAGTAAGTGAGCACTTGAGAGAAGGGCTGAGCCTTTAGGTATTGATCTGATTGTTTATAAAAGGTAAAATTAATTGGAGAAAGTGTTATATAGATATGCTAACAAATATTCACAGAATACCCGTTTAAAATAATTGGCGGTGCATTAAACTTTATAGGACGTACGTATAATTAAGATTATTATAGATAGATGCTTACATAATGCAGGATGTGATTTTGCATCACTTGGCATATATCATTAGTTTCACGCCACGTACGAGGGTTTAATTAGCGGGTGAAGGTGCAAAATGTCTGATGATGTGGACTTCTCTCCCTCCTTTTAACTCGCAAGCCATCTTTCAGGATCGATGATTCCCCACTTGCTCTAAAATGGTCAGAATATTACGCTTTAATTTGTTGGTGGTGCTGTCTTTCTCTAGGCCGTAACGTTAAATCAAACTAGCCAGGTTGACATCATTATTACTATGTTGATGGTTTCACGGAATCAGTCCTCTTCTTGCGTTTAGGCGTAATTTCTAGACACATGTCTTAAATTTCTCGAAGAACTTGTCAAGATCATAACCGGCCGGACCTTGAAACGTGAATGGTGGAGACAGTAACCTTAGAGCTCAGCTTGAGAGCTGTTGAATTGGTGAGGGCGGAGGGTTGATTTGATTGATTACTACAGCGCCTGCCTTGGACATCCAGCTTGCAGTTGCATGGagaaaattcatccaaaagaaattaaagcaCAAGAACTCGACAAATGCATGGAATCTTGGACGCaaacaaataagcaaataaatgaGACAATCCATGATGAAACTTGAAAGTCTTAAGTGAACAGCGTTCACGTGTGTGTGTATTTGCCATCTTTTGTCGTCGAAATATTCCTTAACCTCAACGGCCAGAATGTTACGTTCTTCTAGCTTACTCATGCATGTTGCTAAAAATTGCCCAAGTCAGACCAAATATGAATACAATTTTGAACACTTTGTTCAATGaaaggtatatatatatatatacagcaaaataaaagaacaagaagTGAGGAGATCAAGAATGGAGTAATATAATGGAGAAAGGTACACTTGACGACACTTCAATGCTAACAGGTTCTCGATATAATTTTTTTACTCCCACAAATTAAATACCGCTTGTTTCTCAAGAGGAGATTAATTAGATTGGATAAGCAGTTCGGTTAGATATTGGTTTCTATTGTTGTGAGCTTTGACATCACTGAACAGAACCTGATATGATATGTCATCTTCCCCGAAAGGATCTTTAACCACTCCTCTTAGTAGTCTTAC
The genomic region above belongs to Coffea arabica cultivar ET-39 chromosome 7c, Coffea Arabica ET-39 HiFi, whole genome shotgun sequence and contains:
- the LOC113698140 gene encoding cytochrome P450 84A1, encoding MEKKMDSLVQALDTETMLLLLIFPLAFLFLLSRFRSKPHPPGPRGLPLIGNMMMVNQLSHRGLAKLAHQYGGLCRLKMGFLNMVAVSSPEAARQVLQVQDNIFSNRPATIAISYLTYDRADMAFAHYGPFWRQMRKLCVMKLFSRRRAESWDSVRDEVDDMIKYAASNTGSAINLGELVFGLTRNIIYRAAFGSSCSEGQDEFIQILQEFSRLFGAFNLADFIPWLYWLDLQGLNKRLLKARASLDGFIDSIIDDHIEAKNKRNGLAVEGDSDMVDELLAFYSEEAKVSESEDLQNSIKLTRDHIKAIIMDVMFGGTETVASAIEWAMAELMKSPEDLKKVQQELKDVVGLHRKVEESDLDKLTYFKCCQKEVLRLHPPIPLLLHETAENAEVAGYQIPAKSRVLINAWAIGRDKDSWEDADKFKPSRFLKDGVPDYKGSNFEFIPFGSGRRSCPGMQLGLYALDMAVAHLLHCFTWELPDGMKPSELDMDDVFGLTAPRATRLVAVPTPRLLCPLY